A section of the Mycolicibacterium anyangense genome encodes:
- a CDS encoding MmpS family transport accessory protein, producing MPRRVKGRAVLASAWLPAVVLIALSIGGLCMWKVHQSSAPGPVLTVSPPQAPAEFTPKRLTYELFGDLGSGGMLDYIDIDGHPHEVDLTELPWTHTETTTLTVVSGSISAHVHGTHVGCRMLVNDVVRDEQSASREDADVTCRVKSA from the coding sequence GTGCCGCGCCGCGTGAAGGGTCGAGCTGTACTGGCCAGCGCATGGCTGCCCGCGGTGGTGCTGATCGCGCTGAGCATCGGGGGGCTGTGCATGTGGAAGGTGCATCAGTCGTCGGCGCCGGGTCCGGTCCTGACCGTCAGCCCGCCGCAAGCGCCCGCCGAGTTCACCCCCAAACGGCTGACCTACGAGTTGTTCGGTGACCTGGGCTCCGGCGGAATGCTCGACTACATCGACATCGACGGGCACCCCCACGAGGTCGATCTCACCGAACTGCCGTGGACGCATACCGAGACCACCACGCTGACCGTGGTGTCCGGCAGCATCTCGGCGCATGTGCACGGCACGCATGTGGGGTGCCGGATGCTGGTCAATGACGTTGTGCGGGACGAACAATCGGCCAGCCGCGAAGATGCCGACGTCACCTGCAGGGTCAAGTCCGCGTGA